The genomic segment AAGGCCTGGTATTTGAAAAGTAGAGCCATGGCTTGTTTACTTTGACACTTtcttaatctaatctaatcagaTTCAATGTTTAATCTCATTAGCATATTTCAATGTTTAACTTGAGCTGTGTCTACGTGACTCTGCAGATGCCTATGAAGCCTCCAAAATGCTGTGTGAGCAGTATTACCTGACCTCCCCTGACATGGAGATCTCTCTGGTCAACTGTGAGTACCAACACTATGCCTTCTCCCTTCACTCCTCCATCTTCCTTCCTTCACTGAGGACAGCGTACGAGTACGAGCAACTGACCGCGCGCATGTTCCCTGAAAGTAGGCCAAGTGATCCAGTGACTGTACAATGTGTTGGCTAAGCTGGGTCCCTAGCTTGTCTCTCCTCTGCATCAGCTGGGAATGTCAGCACTCTGAAACCCCCCGGAATAAAGGCCTTTGACCTACACagaatctctgtctgtctttctctctctctctctctctctctctctctctctgtgtctgtctgtctgtctgtctgtctgtctgtctgtctgtctgtctgtctgtctgtctgtcagtctctctctgtgtctgcctctctctctctctctctctcagtctctctctctctctcagtctctctctctctcagccactctctctctcagccactCTCTCTCAACCTTTTCTCGCTGTCAGTCTGACCCCTGCCCTTCTCGCCTGGTTATCTTAGAGATGTAAGGGGCAGAGAACCAGACAAGGTCTGGCCAGTACATATGTCCTGGCTCAGGGAGCAGGCCAAGAGGCAGCTCCATTAACTCCCCCTcagtgtatgtgtctttgtctgcCGGTGAGTTATAAAGGAACTGTGTCTTTATTTCAAAGCATTTAAATCAAAAAGGCTTGATTATGCTGTACATGTTTCTGCTATTAACTGACGACTAAAATAGGGCAAAGCCTAATCATTAATGCATGGAATGTTCTCTCTGGAGCCGGTTGTAGTAGTTTCTGATCTTTGACCAGGGGCTTTAAACCCTCGCTTTAATCTGAGTTATGCATTCGTATATCACCCAACTGTCTACTCACAACCTacatctctccatcgctctgtGTCCCCAACTGACCCAATTCGTGTTCTGCAGCCAAAAACCCTGACCAGCCTCTTCACCTCGTCTACGTGCCTTCACACCTCTACCACATGCTGTTTGAGCTCTTCAAGGTACTGAAAACGTAAACCCCCGCACTTTGGGGACAGTGTCTCTGAATGACCCCCTCCCGAGCTTAACAGAGCAGAGTTGTAAACACTGGAGAGACGGAGACTGCAATCCACTAAATGTCCTGCTGTGGCACTAAGACCTCTATTTCTCTCCACTCATGCTCCCGGTCCttctaatagtgtgtgtgtgtgtgtgtgtgtgtgtgtgtgtgtgtgtgtgtgtgtgtgtgtgtgtgtgtgtgtgtgtgtgtgtctgtgtgtctgtgtgtggtttctcTGTTAAGAATGCCATGAGAGCAACGGTGGAAACCCATGAGGCGAGCTTCACTCTGCCACCAGTCAAAGTCCGGGTTTCTCTCGGCTCAGAGGACCTCACTATCAAGGTACACAGATATCTCGGTAACCTCCGTGGGGATTGCAGCAGTGTACACAGAGGCTGGGCGGATGTAACCGGACAACGTTTGCTCGGCCCTGTTGTCCTCTATGTTTTCCtcctgttgttctttatttatttattttttctttaaatatacataatatagcGCTTTTGTAAACGTTGTTTTTCAATGTactataatacaaaaaaaaaattggctcAGGGGAAGGCCACAATACTTTTTTCAATAAAAGCTATGCACATAacttactaactaactaacttaaATCAAAAGTATGTTTGAAGACATGGACAAGTGAAGGGGAAAACTTTATTACTGTGATGCAGCATGGAAAACATGTGGGAAACAGTGAACTCTGTACAGCAATAGCTAAAAGTACATGTGTACCTTTTTCCTATGCATTGTATACATAGCAAAACACTGTGGTGTACTTTTGTAAATGAGGCGTGAATCGTCGGGATAAATGCCGTTCCCATGGACCCATTGGACCCATTGTATGCAAAGGCATTTTTTAGTTGGAAATAATACAATACTGCTAAAGCAAACACGCTAACTAATAATAGTTACTGTATTTTTCCAAACTGTGAGTTGCCAGTTGGGATAGGCTTTATTTTTAAGACACCTTCCTTCCAAATATAAAACGGCACCTCTTTGTCCTTGCTCTGCTTCTGTCTGATAGATGTCTGACCGCGGAGGAGGCGTTCCTCTGAGGAAGATTGAGCGTCTGTTCAGCTACATGTACTCCACCGCCCCCAGTCCCGTCCACATAGACAACTCCCGCAATGCTCCCCTGGTGAATGACCCCCTACCATCACTCTGCTCCTTGAACACACAAGTCATGTAATGCTTTATAGATGAACACCATTTGTATTGGTTCAATACCGACGCAGATTTCAGGGGTTTAAATAACAATGTTTCACGTTATTTACACACTGCAATATGTGATAAATGAAACATGCTGGTGGATAGGCAACAATGGATAGGCAACAATGGAGAtaaggttttttttgtgtgtaagaAAGAGTGAAACACATTTATGTTTAAATATAGGGCGTTAAGCAGACGCATTTATCGAAAGGGACTTACATTggatcatacacacactcacggtggagtcaccttgcatggttggcTGGTTCACTTCTGGTTACTGGTACCTTCCGGTCACCAGTCAACCTGCTGATCTACTCTACCTCTTGAGCTAAGCCGACCTGCTTTTGAACTACCGGTTGCTTTCaatgttgaattaaaaaaaaatgtatacaggACCTACAGTACCTTATTTTCTTTTGGAAGTTATGATTCATTGTTTATCAGGCCTCCACACAAGTAAAAAATAATTCCTAACTAGGATGTCTTAGCCCACTTGTTCTTAAATCAGACTTTAACTTTAGAGTTGCAAAGCAAACACCTCTTCATACTCAATTGAAGTGGTGCAGGCAGGCTGGCAGTAACCTTGCGCTAATGTTTAAACAAGTTGACCGGAACAGTCCAATCTATATGTTTAATGTCTATGTGTAAGCCAACCGCTTTCCTCCGTCTCCTGTCGTAGGCTGGTTTTGGCTATGGCCTGCCAATCTCACGTCTGTATGCCAAGTACTTCCAAGGAGACCTGCAGCTGTACTCTATGGAGGGCTACGGCACCTCGGCCGTCATCTACCTAAAGGTGaggggcacgcacgcacatatgcacacacacaaactcacaaactcacacacacacacacacaagccccacGGACCATCACTGACAACAAGCTGTGCTGTTGTGATCCAGGCGTTGTCCTCAGACTCGGTGGAGAGACTTCCAGTTTTCAACCAATCCGCCTTGAGACACTACCAGACCACCCCGGAGGCAGACGACTGGTGCATGCCCAGCAAGGAGCCAAAGAAGATGGGCAAATAACAGGGACAAGCCTGGACTGAATAAGTGTGGGACAAACCATAGGAACCGTCACGGTTATGCCCTAGTATGGCTAGTATACCCCAGCCCACGGTACACTAAAGAACGGAGGTTGAAATGTATTCGGTTGACCATTGAGCCTGAGGTTCTAAGACAGCCATTAGGAGCACCTCATTTTCCCcctcacacaaaacacaaccagcagaaagtatttattttaggattttattaacatttgtttgtatgttttgattttttttggatGTACTCCCTATACTAAATTATtgtatatttaaatcaaaatgatTTTTAACCATCAGTGTTGGTGGTCGCATTTGCCCCGATAATAGTGGCACAACCGGTTTTATaagcttttaaaataaattaatttgtATATTAATTCTGTTAAAAGAAAATCTATCTTTCACTCTCTAACTTAATCATTGTTTTAATTGATTATTGGAGATCACAGTGAGCCCAGTGTTGCACTGAGGCTCATAAAAGAAATGAGAAATAACAATGGTTATAACGGTTAAAAGATGGATTGAGCTGAAGTTAATCAGAGAATGATGACCTATGAATGTCACTGTTGTGTGAGAGCAAACGTAAAGGTTTCCCAGAATTTAAGGTCTTTAAATTGTCATAAATCTGAGAGACAATCAACATGATTCTCTCTCAGATAGTGGGCCCTGTGAACCATTTCTAGTGCCATAGCTGCCCCAAATGCCCAAGTCCTGCAAATTAAGTTTCGAACAGATatcgcgcatgtgtgtgtgtatttatatattataagtgCAGGCCCTGACTATTCGGAAATGCCCTTGGTCAGTATTCTGATAATTCCCATTGTCACGTTTAGGACCAGGCACGGCTTATTGAATTGCTTGCTTGATTGAACTCAATTTGATCCTTCCTatttttatacaatatatattttgggaTCTGTAACAAACCAATAACATTTCTATCACCTTTCCAAGCATGTGTATTCTGAGCCTGTTGGATCCGATTGTTCCGAATATTATTGTGTCCCAGGAAGTTTGAACCCTCAGACCCATAAGAGTTTTCATGTGTTTAAGAGTATAATGATTATAGTGTTGTTCTAATAATGTGTACTTAGTCTGTAGACATTATTGAAATGGTGAATGCCAAACCTGCTCATTGTACCAGATCACAGCGTACTAGGGAACATTATATTTTTCATTACCAGTCTCCTAAAAAATGCCAGTATTATATAAAATAGGACTAATCAAAactaataaataaacatgtatAATTTTGTATGTATTGAAATGGAGCACAGGGATCATTGCAGTAGTCTGGGAAATAACTGTAAATATTAAGGACGGCTTTAGACAACTGTTATTTCTCAATGCTAATGTTAGCACCTGACTGTTCTCCACTAATATCTGTTCAAATGCGCAGCATACGGTACATTCAACACCTTTTCATCCACGCCATTGGTCAATATGTTTGTACACCACAGTTCCCAGATCCTAAATCCCTTTCAACGGTATCGTTGAATGTTCAACTGTAGAATAAAAGACTACACTACGGAAATATGTATCTTTGATCCATGTGCGTTGGAAGTTGTGCTGAATGAttgagtgaatgaatgtgtttttcCGCTATCTCACACAATGTTCTATTCCTAGACAGTGGAACATATGTGCTGTCGACCAGTACATGATGTACATGTCGTGCTCCATTCCAAAAGAACAGATTACACGTGGACTCACCAAGTACATAGCTGCATTCACACAGCTGTAACCTGAGGAATACTTTAGGTTGTTATACTTTTACATAACCTCATACAGTTCATGAGAAGCTCATCTCTTGGAGATTCATGTCAGCATGAGTGCAATTTTAAAGAAGCTTTTAACTTAAGTAATAGCACATGTATATATGGATCTATGTGGGAGGCTTTGTCCTTGGCATGTGCCTATACTGTACATGGACTGGATAGTACCACGAATCAGGCTTTAGATTCATATCTAAAGTTTGTTGGCAGACAAGCTCAAATCAGGGTGAAAGGGGCGTTTCATTTACttttgcttcatatttgtttcaacAAATCTTTTTGTTGGAGTCGAGGACCTGTATGCCCCTAATTGTTTTTTCCCAGAGTTcacaaactcggccagcagTGGTAAACTGTAAAAACCTGTCTAAAGGTTTGAAACAACACTGTGTAattggccactgtagaaatacacttcGAAATCTCCATCCACTCGCGTGAATCATTTATCTTTGGTAAAATATCGGGACAGCTAGGTCCGAGATTAATTCCTGGAAGAATGCTGTCCTAAGCAAATCCTCAATATAGGCCAACTAGTAGTAGTACTGTTTGTCTTTCTATAAACATCGCATTCATGTAACAGAAACAGGATTGGTCCTGTCCGAGCACATATCTTTGTGACCTTGGGATGAGGTCACTGAAACGGTTCATATAACTGTTGGCAGAGGAACAGATGCACCAACAGGCCCATGGGGGTTCAATCCCTGTACTCGGAAGCATGCTGCAGGAACACACAGTGGctcagagggacacacacacattgaaagcACGATTGAAGCCACATTTCTAGGCTTTAGTAAATCCTTTCACGTTACTCAACAGTGGTTTGCATGGATGACCGACGATGCCGGAGACAGACGCTACGTTATGTTTGTTTCGACACTCCATGCTGTACAACTACAGCATGGAGGAAGACCAATGCTCTTCCCCTAATAGATTTTGGTTAGAAGTGGTTTTATCTTCAAGAGATATCATTGGTCTTCCTACCTGCCGTAATTTCAGCTGTCTTACTTCCTATGAGCCGTCAGTTGAAAATCTCTTTAGGGTAAAGGAAAAGGCACATGACAAGAAGAGCAAAGACAAGGGACAAGGGAACAGGGACCTAGATCTCCCTCTAGAAGTAATCCATGATCTGAAACATCAGTTTATATATAAAATCACACGCAACATTTTTTTGTTATAGAGGCTTCGTTAATTTTTTATCAAAATCTTCACTCATTTAttcccaaaaatatatttacattattttttattttttttaatttttttaaataaagttaCTATTTTATTGAAGAAAAAACCAAAAACCGTAGCATATCCCCAGAGCCAGGCTCACAGCATGTGTTTACATGCTGTGTGCACAGGCAGTTACCTGGAAAGACAAGCACTTCTGGTCTAGTGGCTTTTTTAAGGGCTGGTTCTGCAAATATTGGCCCTTGCTGGGTTGGTTGTTGGGTAGATAGCCAATTCCTTTACGCAATGAGTTTTTTGTGTATAAACAGGTCacatttttaaattaaatgataAGTATAAACCATACAGTGTTAGCTTGTCGATCTGATCTAGAGGCCTATTCGATTATTTGAATGTATAAggatttaaaatacatttccaTAGTCATACATTCTGCTTTCTACATATATTTACCACATGATGTTATTAATCCATGAATGATTGATATGCTGTCAAATTCAGCTTTCAGTTtgtgcataaataaataattgtctgtctatttttctttatttccatGATTATccatttatttgaacattgaCTGTCTgaatgttattttcttttttccaaGTGAAATACACGTCATAAGAAGTTAGGTAGTGTTAATAAATCTTGcttaaggatgcctacaggtagactatgGATAgagggatcaaacccagtaggTTTTGGCGAGACGTAAACCCCCTAGCCACTACACTACCCTGACCGTCCGTTACagcgcaggtaggggttaaacaaATCGCTAAGGATGAGTACAAGTAGCCTGAGGACATCAGGGACTCAAACCAAGAACCTTTATCTCTATAATTCCTTCAGGAGCCAGTTGTAAGTCCGAACTCTGACCATTCCAGTCTTCCTCCTTAAAAGAAAACTAGGATCTTAATAAATGTGTCCTTTCAGGTTCAGGCACTACATCCACCGACAAGAAAGGTGCAGATTAGTCCTGGATCAGCACCATTGCTGCTCCGTGGAGCTTCTTTGTTCATTGCCCCCAACGTGAAGCTTGATCCCACGTCTATAAAGTGCAGGCGGACCAACCGCCTCTCCCCTCCAACCGTCGTCCGTTGCTAGGCAACGCAGcaaaagacaaacacacttGGGCGCCGCTCTGTCGCCTGACCAGAAGGACCAGAAGGACCCTCGGCCGGCCTCGACTCAGGGTGGGGCTGGTTCAGTTGGCGGGGAGACCCAGGGTGACCTGACACACCCACTCCGGGGCCCCTTCAGTAGAGCGCTCCGCTGGGCTCCAGTAACAGGTACCTCTGGACGGACGGCGGCAGGGGGAGCCGCGGGACGGAGGCCATACACATCCCCCCCAGGGCGCCGCGGACGCTACACCTGGCCAGGTGCATCAGGGAGCGCGGGCCGTCGGACCACACGGAGAACAGGGAGTCGTAGAACGCCTGGTGTC from the Gadus morhua chromosome 22, gadMor3.0, whole genome shotgun sequence genome contains:
- the pdk4 gene encoding pyruvate dehydrogenase kinase, isozyme 4 isoform X1, producing MKFAQYLLKNSRMVGIPKQVERFAKFSPSPLSMKQFIDFGSTDACEKTSFVFLRQELPVRLANIMKEIDFLPDKLLGTPSLRLLTSWYSQSLLELVEFLEKDPGDKQVLSKFTEALVTVRNRHNDVVPTMAQGVVEYKEAFGVDPVTDQNVQYFLDRFYMSRISTRMLMNQHTLIFDGSVNPAHPKHIGSIDPSCDVVEVVKDAYEASKMLCEQYYLTSPDMEISLVNSKNPDQPLHLVYVPSHLYHMLFELFKNAMRATVETHEASFTLPPVKVRVSLGSEDLTIKMSDRGGGVPLRKIERLFSYMYSTAPSPVHIDNSRNAPLAGFGYGLPISRLYAKYFQGDLQLYSMEGYGTSAVIYLKALSSDSVERLPVFNQSALRHYQTTPEADDWCMPSKEPKKMGK